A genome region from Dendrosporobacter quercicolus includes the following:
- a CDS encoding Lon protease family protein, with amino-acid sequence MTNWQELPVDKLRFNCDEGLLNFASTADVAPLEGMIGQERAVKAVEFGLFAKNQGYNIFVSGLVGTGKITYARAAVSKVAKQESVPNDWCYVNNFDNPSQPIALILPAGVGSLLRQDLQELVETLKSDIPKVFSSDDYEQAKTRLVKSFQDKRSLMLESFNQYAEEQGILPQWSSTGFAGIPVNDGKPLTPEGYQGMPKEQREELEQKLRAVHEKSTEILRRMQHLEREVREQVKELDRKIGLFAVGHFIDELKEKYAGYQDIVEHFEAVKQDVVKNINDFKPSQLDEENNPLMLFKRNVQDTIKNKYTINLLVDNRDCEGAPVIAEINPTYYNLLGRVEYENRMGVVGTDYTMIKPGALHKANGGYLILNARDVLTNMGAWEALKRVLKTRELFIENLGEQFGMLAMASLKPQPIPLNVKVILIGNPTLYYLMFNHDEDFRKLFKIHADFDVQMDNTAENIAKLAAFISSTVNREQLKHFDQPAVAKVVEYSSRLAGSQKKLTTRFNEIVELLCEADAWATTEGSSLINARHIVKAIEEKRNRSNKYEERLQEMFIEGKFLIDTENTKVGQVNGLAVMAVGEYMFGKPSRITANTYLGKSGIVNIERETKMSGTSHTKGVLILSGYLGQKYAQQRPLTLTASLTFEQLYDGVDGDSASSTELYAILSSLAGLPLKQYIAVTGSVNQKGEIQPIGGATQKIEGFFAVCKAKGLTGQQGVMIPHQNVDELTLTDEVIEAVRSGKFHIYPVKTIDDGIEILTGVAAGTLKDDGSYPEGTVHCLVNQKLVEYTDTLLKLGKSAEAESKGKPDFQFE; translated from the coding sequence ATGACCAATTGGCAGGAACTTCCCGTAGATAAGTTACGCTTTAACTGTGATGAAGGTTTGCTGAACTTTGCGAGTACAGCCGATGTCGCGCCGCTGGAAGGCATGATTGGCCAGGAGCGGGCGGTAAAAGCAGTGGAATTTGGCTTATTTGCCAAAAACCAGGGCTATAATATTTTTGTATCCGGTTTGGTCGGCACCGGAAAAATCACCTATGCCCGGGCCGCGGTCAGTAAAGTGGCCAAACAGGAAAGTGTTCCTAACGATTGGTGTTATGTCAATAACTTTGATAATCCCAGCCAGCCGATTGCCCTGATTCTGCCGGCCGGAGTCGGCAGTTTACTGCGGCAGGACCTGCAGGAACTGGTGGAAACCTTAAAAAGCGATATTCCCAAAGTATTTAGCAGCGACGATTATGAACAGGCGAAAACAAGACTGGTCAAAAGCTTTCAGGATAAGCGTTCTTTAATGCTGGAATCGTTTAATCAATATGCCGAGGAACAGGGAATTCTGCCGCAATGGTCTTCGACCGGCTTTGCCGGCATTCCGGTAAATGACGGCAAGCCTTTAACGCCGGAAGGATATCAGGGCATGCCCAAAGAGCAGCGGGAGGAACTTGAACAGAAGCTGCGGGCTGTTCATGAAAAATCAACCGAGATATTACGGCGTATGCAGCATCTGGAGCGGGAAGTGCGGGAACAGGTAAAAGAGCTTGACCGGAAAATCGGCTTGTTTGCCGTCGGCCATTTTATTGATGAACTGAAAGAAAAGTATGCCGGTTATCAGGATATTGTAGAACATTTTGAGGCGGTCAAGCAGGATGTTGTGAAAAATATCAATGATTTTAAGCCGTCCCAGCTTGATGAGGAAAACAATCCGCTGATGTTATTTAAGCGCAACGTTCAGGATACCATTAAAAACAAATACACAATCAATTTATTGGTGGATAACCGGGATTGCGAGGGTGCGCCGGTCATTGCCGAAATCAATCCGACCTACTATAATTTGCTGGGGCGGGTGGAATATGAAAACCGGATGGGTGTGGTCGGAACCGACTATACCATGATTAAGCCCGGCGCTTTGCATAAGGCCAACGGCGGGTATTTAATTCTCAACGCCCGTGATGTGCTGACCAATATGGGCGCGTGGGAAGCGCTAAAGCGGGTGCTGAAGACCAGGGAGCTGTTCATTGAGAATTTAGGCGAGCAATTCGGTATGCTGGCCATGGCCTCGCTTAAGCCGCAGCCAATACCGCTCAATGTCAAAGTAATTCTGATTGGCAATCCAACGCTTTATTATCTCATGTTTAATCATGATGAGGATTTCCGGAAATTATTCAAGATTCATGCCGACTTTGACGTTCAAATGGACAATACTGCCGAAAACATTGCCAAACTGGCGGCTTTTATCAGTTCGACGGTCAACCGCGAACAGCTTAAGCATTTTGATCAGCCGGCCGTTGCCAAGGTTGTTGAATATTCCAGCCGGCTGGCCGGCAGCCAAAAGAAACTGACTACCCGGTTTAACGAAATTGTCGAGTTATTGTGTGAAGCCGATGCCTGGGCTACGACTGAAGGCAGCTCACTGATCAACGCCCGGCATATAGTAAAAGCGATTGAGGAAAAACGCAACCGCTCCAACAAATACGAGGAGCGGCTGCAGGAAATGTTTATAGAAGGGAAATTCCTGATTGATACCGAAAATACCAAAGTCGGCCAGGTTAACGGACTGGCGGTAATGGCGGTCGGGGAGTATATGTTTGGCAAGCCTTCCCGGATTACCGCCAATACTTATCTGGGCAAAAGCGGTATTGTCAATATTGAGCGGGAAACAAAAATGAGTGGTACCAGTCATACCAAAGGGGTTTTGATTTTGAGCGGTTATCTGGGTCAGAAATACGCGCAGCAACGGCCTTTAACGCTGACCGCCAGTCTGACCTTTGAACAACTGTATGACGGTGTGGACGGCGACAGCGCTTCCAGCACCGAACTGTACGCTATTTTATCCAGTCTGGCCGGTTTGCCGCTGAAACAATACATTGCCGTTACCGGATCCGTGAACCAAAAGGGCGAAATTCAGCCAATTGGCGGTGCAACCCAAAAAATCGAAGGGTTTTTTGCAGTCTGCAAGGCCAAGGGCTTAACCGGACAGCAGGGGGTAATGATTCCGCATCAGAATGTTGACGAGCTTACTTTAACTGACGAAGTAATTGAGGCGGTGCGTTCCGGTAAGTTTCATATTTATCCGGTGAAAACCATTGATGACGGCATTGAGATCCTCACCGGCGTTGCAGCCGGAACACTTAAGGATGACGGCAGCTATCCGGAAGGGACGGTCCATTGCCTGGTCAATCAAAAACTGGTCGAATATACCGATACACTATTGAAGCTGGGCAAAAGCGCCGAAGCCGAGAGCAAAGGCAAGCCTGACTTCCAATTCGAATGA
- a CDS encoding CPBP family intramembrane glutamic endopeptidase — MLPDKVPWKLKEVVSVYVLRLVLGILLVRFIYPQLFSASSLVIELTDRLLMIALVWITVSKYRPDFGELGFSIKNWRKNTAQGIVAGCLLFGVSIYSERLYTTVLLLTPSNHPLVQQAESAVSVGQLAVPLFLAGVAAPVAEEVLYRFFTFLPLKERWGLAVGALLSSAIFALMHFNAYWLAEIIVVGVGLTLLYYWTGSLLSAIVAHSFINSTKVLLVFFGIPLL; from the coding sequence ATGTTGCCGGATAAAGTACCGTGGAAGCTTAAAGAAGTGGTGTCGGTATATGTTTTGCGGCTGGTTTTGGGTATTTTGCTGGTGAGGTTTATTTATCCGCAGTTGTTTAGCGCCAGTTCCTTGGTCATTGAACTGACGGACCGGCTGCTGATGATCGCGCTGGTCTGGATCACGGTCAGTAAATACCGGCCCGATTTCGGCGAATTGGGGTTTTCCATTAAAAACTGGAGGAAAAATACCGCGCAAGGGATTGTGGCCGGCTGCCTGCTGTTTGGGGTTAGTATTTACAGCGAACGCCTGTATACCACTGTCTTGCTGCTGACCCCCAGCAATCACCCGCTGGTCCAGCAGGCGGAAAGTGCAGTATCGGTTGGACAACTGGCGGTTCCCTTATTCCTGGCCGGGGTGGCCGCACCGGTAGCTGAGGAAGTCTTATACCGGTTTTTTACTTTTTTACCGTTAAAGGAGCGGTGGGGATTGGCGGTCGGGGCGCTGCTCAGTTCGGCTATCTTTGCGCTGATGCATTTTAACGCTTATTGGCTGGCGGAGATCATTGTCGTCGGCGTCGGGCTGACCCTGCTGTATTATTGGACAGGTTCACTGCTTAGCGCCATTGTGGCCCATTCTTTCATCAATTCAACGAAAGTGCTGCTGGTTTTCTTCGGTATTCCCTTACTATAA
- the gatB gene encoding Asp-tRNA(Asn)/Glu-tRNA(Gln) amidotransferase subunit GatB, which produces MDYEIVIGIEVHSELKTNSKIFCGCSTQFGSAQNTNVCPVCLGLPGVLPVINERVVEFAIKAGLALNCSILPFSKFDRKNYYYPDLPKNFQTSQYDLPIAVNGYLDIDVNGQTKRIGITRVHMEEDAGKLVHSGTIASSDYALVDYNRTGVPLIEIVSEPDLRSPEEAKAYVEKIKSILEYIDVSDCKMEEGSLRCDANISLRPRGEAKFGTKTEIKNMNSFKMVQKGLEYEVERQAEVLEDGGRIVQETRSWDDSKGITVSMRSKEQAHDYRYFPEPDLVPIVVDPAQVEAIRASLPELPDARKQRLMKDYGLSGYDAGVITASRLLADYYDQIVAAKADPKAAANWLMGEVAKFLNSACLSITECPVGPERLAGLIELIEKGTISSKIAKTVFEEMWSSDKAAAVIVKEKGLVQITDSGEIEAIVDTVIAANPQSVADFKAGKDRALGFLVGQIMKQTKGRANPDMVNKLLKQKLL; this is translated from the coding sequence ATGGATTATGAAATTGTCATCGGGATTGAAGTACATAGTGAATTAAAGACCAATTCCAAGATCTTTTGCGGCTGCAGCACGCAGTTCGGCTCAGCTCAGAATACCAATGTCTGTCCGGTTTGCCTAGGGCTGCCGGGCGTATTGCCGGTCATCAACGAACGGGTGGTGGAGTTTGCCATCAAAGCAGGGCTGGCGCTCAATTGTTCGATTTTACCATTCAGCAAATTTGACCGGAAAAATTACTATTATCCCGACCTGCCGAAAAATTTTCAGACCTCACAGTATGACCTGCCGATTGCGGTGAATGGTTATCTTGATATTGACGTCAATGGCCAGACCAAGCGGATTGGCATTACCAGGGTTCATATGGAGGAAGACGCCGGCAAACTGGTGCATTCGGGCACCATTGCCAGCTCGGATTATGCCCTGGTGGACTATAACCGGACCGGAGTGCCGCTGATTGAAATTGTGTCCGAGCCGGACTTGCGCTCGCCGGAGGAAGCCAAGGCCTATGTGGAAAAAATCAAGTCCATTCTGGAATACATTGATGTGTCCGACTGCAAAATGGAAGAAGGCAGCCTGCGTTGCGACGCCAACATTTCACTCCGGCCGCGGGGTGAGGCTAAATTTGGCACCAAAACCGAAATTAAAAACATGAATTCGTTTAAAATGGTGCAGAAGGGTTTGGAATACGAGGTTGAGCGGCAGGCCGAGGTGCTGGAGGACGGCGGTCGGATTGTTCAGGAAACCCGGTCGTGGGACGACAGCAAAGGCATTACCGTTTCGATGCGCAGCAAGGAACAGGCCCATGACTACCGGTATTTCCCCGAGCCTGATCTGGTGCCGATCGTGGTTGACCCGGCGCAGGTTGAAGCCATCCGGGCCAGCCTGCCGGAATTGCCGGATGCCCGCAAACAGCGGCTGATGAAGGATTATGGTTTGTCGGGGTATGATGCCGGGGTGATTACCGCCAGCCGGTTGCTTGCCGATTATTATGATCAAATCGTCGCAGCCAAGGCTGACCCCAAAGCGGCAGCCAACTGGCTGATGGGCGAAGTAGCCAAGTTTCTCAATTCGGCGTGCTTAAGCATCACGGAATGCCCGGTTGGCCCGGAACGCTTAGCCGGCTTGATTGAGCTGATTGAGAAAGGCACCATTTCCAGTAAGATTGCCAAAACGGTTTTTGAGGAAATGTGGTCAAGCGATAAAGCGGCAGCGGTCATTGTAAAAGAAAAAGGCCTGGTGCAAATCACCGACAGCGGTGAGATTGAGGCTATTGTCGATACGGTCATTGCCGCCAATCCCCAGTCGGTGGCTGATTTTAAAGCCGGAAAAGACCGGGCATTAGGATTTTTGGTCGGTCAAATTATGAAACAAACCAAGGGCCGGGCCAATCCGGATATGGTAAATAAGCTGTTAAAACAAAAACTGCTTTAA
- the gatA gene encoding Asp-tRNA(Asn)/Glu-tRNA(Gln) amidotransferase subunit GatA, with amino-acid sequence MELFKQTVHQLHCLLQAKEVSAAEITSSVLERMNAVEGDVQAYITKMQDTALQRAKAVDAKIQRGEPVSPLAGIPGAIKDNICTSGVKTTCASKILAGFTPPYNATVMEKLGEDAVIVGKANLDEFAMGGSTENSAFQSTRNPWDLTAVPGGSSGGSAAAVAAGEAIWALGSDTGGSIRQPAAYCGQVGLKPTYGRVSRYGLVAFASSLDQIGPISRDVTDCAYVMNAIAGYDAKDSTSINAAAPDFTKALVPGIKGLKIGLPREYFVPGMDPEVEKSIRRAIDQLVALGAELTEISMPHTQYALSAYYLIAPAEASSNLARYDGVGFGHRAAGGSDIIDMYRKTRSEAFGPEVKRRIMLGTYALSSGYYDAYYLKALKIRTLVKQDFDRAFEKVDVLITPTAPTTAFKFGEKADDPLSMYLQDVCTIPVNLAGVPAISIPCGFSGILPIGLQIIGKPLAEETIIRTAYTFEQNNDYHKRFAPLGEVK; translated from the coding sequence ATGGAGTTGTTTAAACAAACGGTCCATCAATTGCATTGCTTGCTGCAGGCCAAAGAAGTTTCGGCTGCTGAAATCACCAGTTCAGTCCTGGAACGGATGAATGCGGTTGAAGGCGATGTTCAGGCCTATATTACAAAAATGCAGGACACTGCACTCCAGCGCGCCAAAGCAGTTGACGCAAAAATCCAGCGCGGCGAGCCGGTATCGCCATTAGCCGGTATTCCCGGCGCGATTAAGGATAATATTTGTACGTCAGGGGTGAAAACCACCTGCGCCTCGAAGATACTGGCCGGCTTTACGCCGCCTTATAATGCCACAGTCATGGAAAAATTAGGTGAAGATGCGGTGATTGTCGGTAAAGCCAATCTTGATGAATTTGCCATGGGCGGTTCGACCGAGAATTCCGCTTTCCAGTCAACCCGCAATCCCTGGGATTTAACGGCGGTTCCCGGAGGTTCAAGCGGCGGTTCGGCCGCTGCGGTTGCCGCCGGTGAAGCGATCTGGGCGCTGGGCTCCGATACCGGCGGCTCGATCCGTCAGCCGGCCGCCTATTGCGGTCAGGTTGGCCTGAAACCGACCTATGGCCGCGTTTCCCGCTATGGCCTGGTGGCTTTTGCTTCATCCCTGGATCAAATCGGGCCAATCTCCCGTGATGTGACCGACTGCGCTTATGTCATGAATGCCATTGCCGGCTATGACGCCAAGGATTCAACCTCCATCAACGCGGCAGCGCCTGATTTTACCAAGGCTCTGGTACCGGGCATTAAGGGTTTGAAAATTGGCTTGCCCCGCGAATATTTTGTGCCAGGCATGGATCCTGAAGTGGAAAAATCCATTCGCCGGGCCATTGACCAACTCGTGGCGCTAGGCGCTGAGCTTACCGAAATTTCCATGCCCCATACCCAGTATGCCCTTTCGGCTTACTACCTGATAGCTCCGGCTGAGGCCAGCTCAAATCTGGCCCGCTATGACGGCGTGGGCTTTGGGCACCGGGCCGCCGGCGGCAGCGATATTATCGACATGTACAGGAAAACCAGGAGCGAGGCCTTTGGCCCTGAGGTTAAACGCCGGATTATGCTGGGCACCTATGCGTTAAGTTCAGGCTATTATGACGCTTACTATCTGAAGGCGCTGAAAATACGTACCCTGGTCAAGCAGGATTTTGACCGCGCTTTTGAAAAAGTGGATGTACTGATTACCCCGACCGCGCCCACCACGGCGTTTAAATTTGGCGAAAAAGCCGACGATCCCTTGTCGATGTATTTGCAGGATGTCTGCACCATTCCAGTTAACCTGGCCGGTGTACCGGCTATTTCCATTCCCTGTGGTTTTTCCGGAATCCTGCCGATCGGCCTGCAGATTATCGGCAAACCGCTGGCGGAAGAGACCATTATCCGCACCGCCTATACCTTTGAACAAAACAATGACTACCACAAGCGTTTTGCGCCGCTCGGGGAGGTTAAATAA
- the gatC gene encoding Asp-tRNA(Asn)/Glu-tRNA(Gln) amidotransferase subunit GatC, which produces MKITRKDVENVALLSRLEFSEAELVKSTEQLNAFLDYADVLTQVNVEGVEPTAHVLPLRNVLRPDEVKPSLARELALTNAPSQENGYFKVPKIMEG; this is translated from the coding sequence ATGAAAATAACCCGTAAAGATGTAGAAAATGTTGCTTTACTGTCACGGCTGGAGTTTTCGGAAGCCGAGCTGGTAAAGTCTACTGAGCAGCTCAACGCCTTTCTAGACTATGCGGATGTTTTAACGCAGGTCAATGTTGAAGGAGTTGAACCGACCGCTCATGTATTGCCGCTTAGAAATGTCCTGCGGCCTGATGAAGTAAAACCGTCCCTGGCGCGTGAACTGGCGCTGACGAATGCGCCCTCGCAGGAAAACGGCTATTTTAAAGTGCCTAAGATTATGGAAGGCTAG